The DNA window CACCACCCCCAGCCGGGTATCGCGCGGACTTACCCAGGTGCCGCCGTAGCCGACCGCTTCACCGGCCTTGTGTTCGCGCACCGCGATCAGGCTGGATTTCAGGGTCATCGCCGGCTGCAGCCCATGCTCGGCGCCGCTGCCGTTATCCAGCGGCGATACGCCGTACAGAATGATGCCAGGGCGTACCCACTCGTTGTGGGCGTCCGGCCACAGCAACGTGCCGCCGGAAGCGGCGACCGAGCGCTGGCCCGGTTTGCCGCGCGCGAACTGCTCAAAGCAGGCGATCTGTTTCAACGTGGTGTCGGATTCCGGCTCGTCGGCGCGACTGAAGTGACTCATGATATTGACTGGCTGCGCCACGTTGCGGCAGGCGCACAGGCGCTGATAAAACGCCTCCGCCTGCTCGGGGCGCACCCCCAGCCGATGCATGCCGGTATCGAGCTTCATCCACACCGGCACCGGACGCGCCAGCTCGGCCTGCTCCAGCGCTTCGAGCTGTTCGATGCTGTGCACCGCGGTTTCGATGTTGTTCGCCACCAGCACCGGCAGGTCTTCGGCGCTGAAGAAGCCTTCCAGCAGCAGGATCGGTTTGACGATGCCGCCGGAGCGCAGCATTAGCGCTTCGCCGATGCGCGCCACGCCGTAGCAGTCGGCGTCTTGCAGGGTGTGTGCTGTTTCCAGCAGGCCATGTCCATAAGCGTTTGCTTTCACAACGGCAATCAGGCGGCTTTGCGGCGCCTGGCGGCGCACCTGTTGCAGATTATGTCGCAGAGCGCGGCGGTCGATTACAGCGGTTGCCGCTTTCATTTCAGTTCCTTAGCTGATTATTCGTCATCGTATTGTGGCCCCGCGTAGTTGTCGAAACGAGACCACTGGCCGTTAAAGGTAAGGCGCACGGTACCGATCGGGCCGTTACGCTGCTTACCGATAATAATTTCCGCGATCCCTTTCAGATCGCTGTTCTCGTGATACACCTCATCACGATAGATGAACATAATCAGGTCGGCGTCCTGCTCGATAGAGCCGGATTCACGCAGGTCGGAGTTAACCGGGCGTTTGTCGGCGCGCTGCTCCAGGCTACGGTTCAGCTGCGATAGCGCCACCACCGGCACCTGCAGCTCTTTCGCCAGCGCCTTCAGCGAGCGCGAAATCTCGGCGATTTCCAGCGTACGGTTATCGGACAAGGCCGGCACGCGCATCAGCTGCAGGTAGTCGATCATGATCAGGCTAAGCCCGTCGTGCTCGCGGAAAATGCGCCGCGCGCGCGAGCGCACTTCGGTCGGCGTCAGGCCTGAGGAGTCGTCGATGTACATGTTGCGCTTCTCCAGCAGGATGCCCATGGTGCTGGAAATGCGCGCCCAGTCCTCGTCGTCGAGCTGGCCGGTACGGATGCGCGTCTGATCCACGCGTGACAGCGACGCCAGCATACGCATCATGATCTGCTCGCCGGGCATCTCCAGGCTGAAGATCAGCACCGGTTTTTCCTGGGTCATCGCGGCGTTTTCGCACAGGTTCATGGCGAAGGTGGTTTTCCCCATCGATGGACGGGCGGCGACGATGATCAGATCGGACTTTTGCATGCCCGCGGTTTTCTTGTTGAGGTCCTGATAGCCGGTATCGACCCCGGTCACGCCGTCGTGCGGCTGCTGATACAGCTGCTCGATACGCGACACGGTATCTTCCAGGATGCGTTCGATGCCCTTCGGGCCCTCGTCTTTGCTGGCGCGGTTCTCGGCGATTTGGAAGACGCGGGACTCCGCCAGATCGAGCAGATCTTCACTGCTGCGCCCTTGCGGATCGTAGCCGGCGTCGGCGATCTCGTTAGCGACCGAGATCATCTCGCGCACCACCGCGCGCTCGCGCACGATGTCGGCGTAAGCGCCGATGTTGGCGGCGCTCGGGGTGTTCTTCGACAGCTCGGCCAGGTAGGCGAAGCCGCCGACCGAGTCCAGCTCGCCCTTCTGCTCGAGCGATTCGGACAGGGTGATGAGGTCGATAGGCTTGCTCATCTCCAGCAGACGCTGCATCTCGGTAAAGATCAGGCGGTGCGGACGGCTGAAGAAATCGTTGGCGACCACGCGCTCCGCCACGTTGTCCCAGCGCTCGTTATCCAGCATCAAACCGCCCAACACCGACTGCTCGGCCTCCAGCGAGTGCGGCGGCATCTTCAGCCCTTCCATCTGACGATCTCTGGAACGCTCTCTGGTTTCGTCCGCGTTTGTTTTGTTGGTTGGTTTTTTTCCTGCCATGAAACGTAGTCTTTATCCGGTTGCGAATGAAGGATCCTGACGCGAGAGTATACGTGATTTTTGCGTCATAACCGATGCAAAAAAGGTATTGGCCCCCGCACGGGCGAACTGGATCTCCGCGACTAAAAAGAATAGGGTGAAATCAGACACTCCAACGAGGTAACGACATGGCCAAGCGCATTCAATTCTCCGCCACCGGCGGGCCGGAAGTCTTGCAATACGTTGATTTTACACCGCTCGATCCGGCCGCCGGCGAAGTGCAGATCGAGAACAAGGCGATCGGCATCAACTACATCGACACCTATGTGCGCAGCGGGCTATACGCGCCGGCCAGTCTGCCGAGCGGCCTCGGCACCGAGGCGGCCGGCGTGGTGGTCAAGGTCGGCGCCGGGGTCAGCGCGATCAAACCGGGCGACCGGGTGGTGTATGCGCAGTCGTCGCTCGGCGCTTACAGCGAAATCCACAACGTGCCGGAAGAAAAAGTGGCGCTGCTGCCGCACAACCTGAGCTTTGAACAGGGTGCCGCCTCTTTCTTGAAAGGGTTGACGGTGCACTATCTGCTGCGCCAGACCCACGAAGTGCAGCCGGGTGAAGTGTTCCTGTTCCATGCCGCCGCAGGCGGGGTTGGGCTTATCGCCTGCCAATGGGCCAAAGCGCTGGGCGCGCGCCTGATCGGCAGCGTCGGGTCCGACGAAAAAGCCGCGCTGGCCAAGCAGGCCGGCGCCTGGGCCACCATCAACTACCACAAAGAGGATATCGCCCAGCGAGTAGCCGAGCTGACGCACGGCGAGAAGGTTGGCGTGGTGTACGATTCGGTGGGGCAAAGCACCTGGCAGGCCTCGCTCAACAGCCTGAAGCGGCGCGGTCTGATGGTCAGCTTCGGCAACGCCTCCGGCCCGGTGACCGGGGTCGATCTGGCGCTGCTCAATCAGAAAGGTTCGCTGTATGTCACCCGCCCTTCCCTTAACGGCTACGTGACCAACCGCGCCGAGCTGCAGTACGCCAGCAACGAGCTGTTCTCGTTGATCGGCAGCGGCGCTATTCGGGTGGAAGTGAAAGACGAGCAGAAATTCGCGCTGGCCGACGCCCAACGCGCGCACCAGGTGCTGGAAAGCCGCAGCACCAGCGGTTCCAGCCTATTGATCCCCTGATAACGGCCAAAGAAAAGGGCTCCTTGCGGAGCCCTTTCTGTTACTGCGTTTTGTAGGGGTAGAGCAGAGTCCGCCAGAGACAGGGGTTGCTTCAGCAACACGAATTTTAGTTGTCTCTCACGGTGATGAAATTGGTCGCATCACTGCATCGATAAATATCCTAACAGCCCCGTCCGGCAAAAAACACGCTTTATGTGCCACATCGCGCGGGAAAACTGCCAAGCTGTGATCGCTGCCGCATTAGCGGTGCGGGCGATTGCGCAAGTTTCAGCGTGACTGACTGATTATTCAGCAAAAAATCAGTAGCGTCTGATCTGAGGTTTCTGCATCGAGCGGTAAATCCACACCCCGACCACCGCCAAAATCAGCCACGGCAGCAGCTTAAACACCACCGCGAACAATCCGCCCAACAACATGAACGCCGCCGCCACCAACAGCGCGGCGAAGATCCCCAGCAGCGAGATGCCGGTCACCATCAGCATCACCACAAAGCCAATGAGAAAGAAGATTTCCAACATGATTGCTCCTTTGCAATACAACGTATCTGCAGAGTGAATTACAAGAAGCGTGCCAGAACGGCGAAAGCGCTAACGCATTGAAATGATTAGACAGGCATCCAGTGATACGCTGAATGCCTGGCGAAAAAGACTAACTATTGGTGAAGTTTTTTGTTAATTACGCCATTTCGACCCGCGGTTGGCGCACCAGCGCCAGCGCCTGCTCCACCACCCGCGCATCGGCGCCCGGTTTATGGGCGTTCTCGCTCAGATGGCGGCGCCACTGACGCGCACCCGGCACGCCCTGGAACAAACCGAGGATGTGGCGAGTGATGTGGCCGAGGTAGGTGCCGTTGGACAGCTCGCGCTCGATATACGGATACAGCGCTTCGACGATCGCCACGCTGTCCGGCACCGCGGTTTGCGCGCCAAACAGTTCGCTGTCGACCCGCGCCAGAATCCCCGGATTCTGGTACGCCTCGCGCCCCATCATCACGCCGTCCAGATGCTGCAGGTGCTGCTGCGCCTCTTCCAGCGTTTTCACCCCGCCGTTGATAGCGATGGTCAGCGCCGGGAAATCCCGCTTCAGCTGATAGACGCGCGGGTAGTCCAGCGGCGGCACTTCGCGGTTTTCTTTTGGGCTGAGGCCGGAGAGCCAGGCTTTGCGGGCGTGAATGGTGAACATGTCGCACTCGCCGCGCCCGGCGACGGTCTGAATAAAGTCGCACAGGAAGGCATAGCTGTCCTGATCGTCGATGCCGATGCGGGTCTTCACCGTCACCGGGATCGACACCACGTCGCGCATCGCCTTGATGCAGTCGGCGACCAGCGTCGCCTGGCCCATTAAACAGGCGCCGAACATGCCGTTTTGCACGCGATCGGACGGACAGCCGACGTTGAGGTTAATTTCATCGTAACCGCGCTGCTCCGCCAGTTTGGCGCAGTGCGCCAGCGCGGCCGGATCGCTGCCGCCCAGTTGCAGCGCCACCGGATGTTCTTCTTCGCTGTAGGCCAGATAGTCGCCCTTGCCGTGGATGATCGCGCCGGTGGTCACCATCTCGGTGTACAGCAGCGTTTCCTTGGTCAGCAGGCGGTGGAAGTAACGGCAATGACGATCGGTCCAGTCGAGCATTGGCGCGATGGAGAAACGATTGGCGGCGTAGGTTGGGGCGTGGTTGTCTTTCGTCATGCTGAGTTACTGGCTACCTGATGTCTGTCTGAATTCAACGAACGGCGCGCGGCCGCAAACGGCTATTATAACGACAATCGGCGCCGTTGGGAAAACCGCCTTGTCGCCGACAAAAATTAAGTGGGGGATAAAGCGAATAAACCCACTCGCTCAGGTGTTATCTCATTACGGGCGCGCACGGCGCCTCTGCCTTGAGGACACAACCATGAACAGCTTCATTAAACGCCTGCTGGCATCGGCCATTGCCGGCTGCCTGCTGTTTTCCGGCGGGGCGCTGGCGATGGGCGGCGACGGTAGCGGCCAAACCCCGCCAACCTGTCCGAAAGGCCAGGTCTACGACAGTAAAACCCAGACCTGCACGGTGGATAAAAGCAGCAAAGTCGACGACGCCGACCGCACTAACTATGCCTATGCACTGGCGAAAAGCGGCCGCTATCAGGAAGCGATCGATATGCTCAACACGCTGAAAAATCCCAACACCGCCATAGCGCTGAATTATCGCGGCTACGCCACGCGCAAACTTGGCCGCACCGATGAGGGTATCGGCTATTATTTAAAATCAGTGGCCCTCGATCCGAAATACCCCAAAGTGCGCGAGTACCTGGGTGAAGCCTATATGCTGAAAGGGCGGCCCGACCTGGCGCGCCAACAGCTGCAGGTGATCCAGTCGCTGTGCGGCACCGGGTGCGAGGAGTACCGAGATTTGGCGGCAGCCATCGACCGCCATCCGGAATCTTGATCCGACGCGCCTGCGGAGGTGACTATCAGCGGCGATGCGATACGCGATGAACTCGGCCACTATCTCTCCCGCCTGTGGCGCTATGCGCTGGTGCTTTCGCACCGGCGGGATGTCGCCGACGACCTGGTGCAGGCGACC is part of the Serratia surfactantfaciens genome and encodes:
- the dnaB gene encoding replicative DNA helicase, which produces MAGKKPTNKTNADETRERSRDRQMEGLKMPPHSLEAEQSVLGGLMLDNERWDNVAERVVANDFFSRPHRLIFTEMQRLLEMSKPIDLITLSESLEQKGELDSVGGFAYLAELSKNTPSAANIGAYADIVRERAVVREMISVANEIADAGYDPQGRSSEDLLDLAESRVFQIAENRASKDEGPKGIERILEDTVSRIEQLYQQPHDGVTGVDTGYQDLNKKTAGMQKSDLIIVAARPSMGKTTFAMNLCENAAMTQEKPVLIFSLEMPGEQIMMRMLASLSRVDQTRIRTGQLDDEDWARISSTMGILLEKRNMYIDDSSGLTPTEVRSRARRIFREHDGLSLIMIDYLQLMRVPALSDNRTLEIAEISRSLKALAKELQVPVVALSQLNRSLEQRADKRPVNSDLRESGSIEQDADLIMFIYRDEVYHENSDLKGIAEIIIGKQRNGPIGTVRLTFNGQWSRFDNYAGPQYDDE
- a CDS encoding tetratricopeptide repeat protein; translation: MNSFIKRLLASAIAGCLLFSGGALAMGGDGSGQTPPTCPKGQVYDSKTQTCTVDKSSKVDDADRTNYAYALAKSGRYQEAIDMLNTLKNPNTAIALNYRGYATRKLGRTDEGIGYYLKSVALDPKYPKVREYLGEAYMLKGRPDLARQQLQVIQSLCGTGCEEYRDLAAAIDRHPES
- the dusA gene encoding tRNA dihydrouridine(20/20a) synthase DusA, whose protein sequence is MTKDNHAPTYAANRFSIAPMLDWTDRHCRYFHRLLTKETLLYTEMVTTGAIIHGKGDYLAYSEEEHPVALQLGGSDPAALAHCAKLAEQRGYDEINLNVGCPSDRVQNGMFGACLMGQATLVADCIKAMRDVVSIPVTVKTRIGIDDQDSYAFLCDFIQTVAGRGECDMFTIHARKAWLSGLSPKENREVPPLDYPRVYQLKRDFPALTIAINGGVKTLEEAQQHLQHLDGVMMGREAYQNPGILARVDSELFGAQTAVPDSVAIVEALYPYIERELSNGTYLGHITRHILGLFQGVPGARQWRRHLSENAHKPGADARVVEQALALVRQPRVEMA
- the alr gene encoding alanine racemase, which produces MKAATAVIDRRALRHNLQQVRRQAPQSRLIAVVKANAYGHGLLETAHTLQDADCYGVARIGEALMLRSGGIVKPILLLEGFFSAEDLPVLVANNIETAVHSIEQLEALEQAELARPVPVWMKLDTGMHRLGVRPEQAEAFYQRLCACRNVAQPVNIMSHFSRADEPESDTTLKQIACFEQFARGKPGQRSVAASGGTLLWPDAHNEWVRPGIILYGVSPLDNGSGAEHGLQPAMTLKSSLIAVREHKAGEAVGYGGTWVSPRDTRLGVVAMGYGDGYPRSAPTGTPILINGREVPIVGRVSMDMISVDLGPDAADKVGDEAVLWGPALPVERIAVCTGISAYELITKLTQRVAMEYIGD
- the pspG gene encoding envelope stress response protein PspG; the protein is MLEIFFLIGFVVMLMVTGISLLGIFAALLVAAAFMLLGGLFAVVFKLLPWLILAVVGVWIYRSMQKPQIRRY
- a CDS encoding quinone oxidoreductase yields the protein MAKRIQFSATGGPEVLQYVDFTPLDPAAGEVQIENKAIGINYIDTYVRSGLYAPASLPSGLGTEAAGVVVKVGAGVSAIKPGDRVVYAQSSLGAYSEIHNVPEEKVALLPHNLSFEQGAASFLKGLTVHYLLRQTHEVQPGEVFLFHAAAGGVGLIACQWAKALGARLIGSVGSDEKAALAKQAGAWATINYHKEDIAQRVAELTHGEKVGVVYDSVGQSTWQASLNSLKRRGLMVSFGNASGPVTGVDLALLNQKGSLYVTRPSLNGYVTNRAELQYASNELFSLIGSGAIRVEVKDEQKFALADAQRAHQVLESRSTSGSSLLIP